One window of Myripristis murdjan chromosome 8, fMyrMur1.1, whole genome shotgun sequence genomic DNA carries:
- the LOC115363075 gene encoding uncharacterized protein LOC115363075 yields MAFRNEGNKQIGLIADYYSNFRMRVSSGALTSDWHKVEIGIITGCTISVTLFSLAMNMLTKSAEPECRGPRTNSGQRQPPIRAFMDDLTVTTESVPGCRWILKGLEKLVEWARMCFKPAKSRSMVLRKGKVEDKFRFTIKGTAIPTISEKPVKSLGKVFDSSLRDTTSVQSTCTELGGWLKSVDKSGLPGKFKAWVYQHGILPRILWPLLVYSVPISTVETLERKVSNHLRRWLRLPKSLSSIALYGNSNKLQLPFKSLEEEFKVTRAREVVQYRDSSDPKVAKAGIQVRTGRKWRAEDAVEEADARIRHRSLIGVVTRGRAGLGLSPTPQVNTRGKEGRRLVQDEVRAAVEETRTCKAVGMRQQGAWTRWENAVERKVTWAELWKAEPQRIQFLIQAVYDVLPSPSNLHTWGIAETPACPLCSKRGTLEHILSCCTRALADGRYRWRHDQVLKIIAEAISAGLAWAKQFQPSKKTIAFVRAGDEPTLARRTSSAGILSSARDWQLLVDLERQLKFPSHIAVTTLRPDIVLISESTKQAVLMELTVPWEDRLEEAFERKLSKYAGLVSDCQLAGWRARCFPVEVECRGFAARSLARAFSSLGINGERKRRAIRSTTEAAERASRWLWLKRGDPWSHGS; encoded by the coding sequence atggccttcagaaatgaaggaaataagcagatagGCCTCATCGCTGATTATTACAGCAATTTCAGGATGAGGGTCTCCTCAGGAGCATTGACATCCGATTGGCACAAGGTGGAGATCGGCATCATCACAGGGTGTACTATCTCTGTGACACTGTTCTCACTAGCCATGAATATGCTCACTAAATCCGCTGAGCCAGAGTGCAGAGGGCCCCGCACGAATTCTGGACAACGGCAACCACCCATCAGGGCATTCATGGATGACCTCACAGTCACAACAGAATCAGTCCCAGGCTGCCGGTGGATTCTAAAGGGTCTTGAAAAGCTGGTGGAGTGGGCCCGGATGTGTTTCAAACCCGCCAAATCAAGATCAATGGTGCTGAGGAAAGGAAAGGTGGAGGACAAGTTCCGGTTTACCATCAAAGGCACAGCCATACCAACTATCTCAGAGAAGCCAGTCAAGAGCTTAGGTAAGGTTTTTGACAGCTCTCTGAGAGATACAACATCTGTCCAGTCGACATGCACTGAGTTGGGTGGCTGGCTGAAATCCGTGGACAAGTCAGGCCTCCCTGGGAAGTTTAAAGCCTGGGTATACCAGCACGGCATTCTTCCCAGGATTCTGTGGCCCCTCCTCGTCTACTCCGTCCCGATCTCAACAGTTGAGACCTTGGAGAGGAAAGTCAGTAACCACCTCCGGAGATGGCTCAGGCTTCCAAAGAGCCTGAGCAGCATCGCACTCTAcggcaacagcaacaaactgcagctgcCCTTCAAATCCCTGGAGGAGGAATTCAAGGTCACTAGAGCCAGAGAAGTGGTTCAGTACAGGGACTCAAGTGATCCGAAGGTGGCTAAAGCAGGGATCCAAGTGAGGACTGGCAGGAAATGGAGGGCAGAGGATGCAGTTGAAGAGGCAGATGCAAGGATCCGGCACAGGAGTCTGATCGGAGTGGTCACACGAGGCAGAGCTGGGCTAGGACTCTCTCCAACTCCCCAAGTGAACACCAGGGGGAAGGAAGGGCGACGTCTTGTTCAGGACGAGGTGAGAGCAGCAGTGGAGGAGACGAGAACCTGCAAGGCTGTGGGAATGAGGCAACAGGGAGCTTGGACAAGATGGGAGAACGCGGTTGAGAGGAAAGTGACCTGGGCAGAGCTTTGGAAAGCTGAGCCTCAACGCATCCAATTCCTCATACAGGCGGTTTATGACGTGCTCCCGAGCCCGTCAAATCTGCACACATGGGGCATAGCAGAGACACCAGCATGCCCACTGTGCTCCAAGCGAGGAACCCTGGAACACATCCTCAGTTGCTGTACAAGGGCACTTGCAGATGGAAGGTACAGGTGGAGGCATGACCAAGTCCTTAAGATCATCGCTGAAGCCATTAGCGCAGGACTGGCATGGGCAAAACAATTCCAGCCCTCCAAGAAGACCATCGCCTTCGTCAGAGCTGGGGACGAACCAACTCTTGCCAGAAGAACATCCTCTGCAGGCATCCTGTCATCTGCAAGAGACTGGCAGTTGTTGGTGGACCTTGAAAGGCAGCTGAAATTCCCCAGCCATATTGCAGTCACCACCCTGCGACCAGACATTGTCCTCATCTCTGAGTCCACCAAACAAGCAGTGCTGATGGAGCTGACAGTCCCATGGGAAGACCGCTTGGAAGAAGCTTTTGAGAGGAAGCTCTCCAAGTACGCAGGACTGGTCAGCGACTGCCAACTGGCTGGTTGGAGAGCAAGGTGTTTCCCTGTGGAAGTAGAGTGCAGAGGATTTGCGGCCCGTTCCTTGGCCAGAGCCTTCAGCAGTTTAGGCATTAacggagagaggaagaggagagccaTCCGCAGTACCACTGAAGCGGCAGAAAGGGCCTCAAGATGGCTGTGGCTCAAAAGAGGAGATCCATGGAGTCAtggtagctag
- the LOC115362920 gene encoding uncharacterized protein LOC115362920, whose product MGTPVILKIILTDGSSQRLTLSHGLPTSIDDLMVEVKKQCGLQGNFRLQFMDSLFGNEFLNLTLISEVEDKGTLKVIDMSRPITMQNDDERSSALSPVLEPQAFCPSTVNDCSSPSDGSMDTDVLSSCGSTSSRSSWPDVFHVPKFSYDAELKLQQASLAYIKNGTVLIPDPKLKSAILDGLVQEIVQYKVYVSDKEMEQVAQSLIKKYPCLTEKWSSTGCVGWKTSLKYKLSNYRTHLRKLGCQEVTVNSLKNKPVGKRSAAFGVKKAKRAEVNFCPTYPATETEESMEAMQKALLLDLKKRNNREVVKQKMEKTFAHRRHEVVRDAPMVEDFMARWPALFEVSEINAEFKRITTVPLQSKFLSQLDLHSDNLTKLFQKRGGQLGRSLRTVTTQMADCDDVDAGREYIIKGVCIYMGEDPANLVREYVGMDEDTISEAIEDTTLGIYVLKEHASSEPEDIGIVLEGIKVLQDLDNVALAVAILFGLMYALNLSYPADLKYTFEVIQKIIMELDGGKLSNKALALKNRLFQ is encoded by the exons ATGGGGACTCCTGTGATCCTTAAGATCATCTTGACTGACGGCAGCTCTCAGAGGTTGACTCTCTCCCATGGACTCCCCACATCCATTGATGACCTTATGGTTGAAGTGAAGAAGCAATGTGGACTTCAGGGCAATTTTAGACTTCAGTTTATGGATTCCTTGTTTGGAAACGAGTTCCTTAACCTTACTTTAATTTCAGAAGTAGAAGACAAAGGTACTCTCAAAGTCATCGATATGTCAAGGCCCATCACTATGCAGAATGATGATGAGAGGTCTTCTGCTCTCAGTCCAGTCCTAGAACCCCAAGCATTCTGCCCTTCCACTGTAAATGACTGTTCATCCCCATCAGATGGTTCTATGGATACAGATGTACTTTCATCATGTGGGTCTACAAGCTCACGGTCCTCTTGGCCTGATGTTTTTCATGTGCCGAAGTTCTCCTATGATGCCGAGTTAAAACTTCAGCAGGCAAGTTTAGCTTATATTAAAAACGGCACTGTGCTTATTCCAGATCCCAAGTTGAAGTCAGCCATCCTTGATGGTTTAGTGCAGGAAATTGTGCAGTATAAAGTCTATGTCAGTGATAAGGAGATGGAACAGGTAGCCCAGAGTCTTATAAAGAAGTATCCATGTTTAACTGAGAAGTGGTCCAGCACTGGATGCGTTGGATGGAAGACCAGTTTAAAATATAAACTATCTAACTATCGCACACACCTGAGAAAGCTGGGCTGCCAAGAAGTGACAGTGaactctttaaaaaacaaacctgtAGGAAAGCGCAGTGCAGCCTTTGGTGTCAAAAAGGCAAAGAGAGCAGAGGTCAATTTTTGCCCGACATACCCAGCAACAGAAACTGAGGAGAGCATGGAAGCCATGCAGAAAGCTTTGCTCCTGGATTTAAAGAAAAGGAACAACAGAGAGGTTGTGAAACAAAAGATGGAAAAGACATTCGCACACAGAAGACATGAAGTTGTTCGTGATGCACCAATGGTGGAGGATTTCATGGCGAGGTGGCCTGCACTGTTTGAAGTCAGCGAG ATCAATGCTGAATTCAAAAGAATCACCACCGTCCCACTTCAATCCAAGTTCCTGTCTCAGCTGGACCTTCACTCTGACAACTTGACGAAGCTGTTCCAAAAGCGAGGAGGACAGCTAGGGAGAAGTCTCAGAACAGTCACTACACAAATGGCTGAT TGTGATGATGTCGATGCTGGACGAGAGTATATCATTAAGGGAGTCTGTATCTACATGGGTGAAGATCCAGCAAACCTTGTGCGGGAATATGTG GGCATGGATGAAGACACCATCAGTGAGGCCATTGAAGACACTACCCTTGGGATCTATGTTCTTAAAGAACATGCTTCAAGTGAACCAGAGGACATTGGAATTGTCCTTGAAGGCATCAAGGTGTTGCAAGATCTGGATAATGTAGCATTAGCTGTTGCCATACTGTTCGGACTGATGTATGCCCTGAACCTCAGCTACCCTGCTGACCTCAAATACACCTTTGAGGTAATCCAAAAGATTATCATGGAACTGGATGGAGGTAAACTTTCTAACAAAGCACTCGCTCTGAAAAACAGGCTCTTTCAGTGA